The genome window CGATCCACGCGGCGATCGTGCACCGCGATGCTGATGAAGGGGTTCTCAGGGAACTTGGTGGCGTATTCTTTTTTGGGATAGTGCAAATCGATCGACCACGTGCTGGGGACGCAGCCATCCGGGAATTCGCGTTTGCTGACGACGTCGTCCTGATTCAAGACCACGTCACCGAGCAGTCGACGACTCTCGCGAGGGCCACCAATGTAAGCCACCCAGGTCAATTGGGCGTTCGCATGATCGGTGGCACCGTCGCCATTCTTCATCGCATTGAACGCACCGTAGACGGCTCGCAGGTTCCAGTCGCGAATCGCTTCGGCGTCGCCGAGTGGATCGATGTCAAAACCGCTTTCCCAGAACCATTGGCCATGGTGGTCACGTGGGTAGGGAAAATCGTCCATGCTCAGTGGCAATGCCCAAGGCGTGGCGGGGAATTCAGGAGCCTGCTGGACTTCGTCCCAACGCCACATGTTGCTCATGCCCATGCGGCCCTTGTCGGTGATGTCCAAGTCGGCGTTGGCCCATTCGCCGATCCATCCATGGCCGGTGCAGTCGACGAAACGGTCGCCGGCAACCCGCAGGTCTTCGCCGGTTTTGGTGTTCAAGGCCAGGACGTGTTCGATCTGCTTGGTTTCGCTGTCCGCTTTCATCTTCACCGCATAGGCGTGATGGTTCAGCAGCAGATCGATGTTCGGTTCGGCTGTGACGACTTCTTCTTTTTGTTCATCACCGAATTCCTCGTAGGTGCCGGGGGACTTGGTGGCTTTGTCAGAGAACTCTTCGACGATCTCACCAATGCGAGGGAATTTGCCGCGACGGATGTTGCCCATCGCCCACACTCGCACTTCGCTGGAACCGTTGCCGCCCAACACGCCGCGGTCTTGAATCAATGCCACGCGGCATCCCATTCGGGCCGCCGAGATTGCCGACGCCATTCCAGCGTAACCACCACCCACGACGACCAAGTCGTAAGGGCCTTTGGTGACAGGTTGCTCTGGCAATCCCAGTTGGGTTCGGCGCCATGGCGACAAGACGTCGTCCACTGCGGGCGGTGTTTCGTCCAGTTCGGTGGTCAGATAGATGCAATCGCAGCGACCATCAAAACCGGTTTGATCTTTCAGCGATAGCGTGTGGTCACCCTTGTCCAGCGAGACCACGCCGCCATCCTGCCAGTCCCAGTTGGCATGTTGGGTGCCAAAGGTGGTGTCCAGTTTTTTGCCATCCACACGGAGTTCGAATTTTCCGGGGGAAGGAGCCGCGTCCCAGCGACGAACCCAGTCAATTGTGCGAACCCAGACGCGGTACTTGCCGGACTCGGGGATCGTCACGTTGGTGGTCGCATCATCGACCGGTTGACCCAGTCCATGAGCGATCAAGTACGGCGATCCCATTTGCTGGATGAATTGGGTGTCCAACTTCCATCCACCGTGGGTGTCAAAGCTCTCGGCTTCGACAAACACATCCGCCGCTTGCGCGGTTGCGGTCGCGATGGTCACGGAGGCCAACGCAGTCAACGCGATGCGAAGCCAAACGGGGGCGGATTGGCGGTTCGAATCCGATGGTCGGGAGCTCTGGTGGGAATGCATTCCAGGGATCGTTTCTCGTTGTGGGGTGGGTTTGCAAGGTGGGATGGGGAACCCAATGAGCAGGTCGGCAGGAGTCGTTTGGAATTGGGACTGATTTGGCAAGCGTTGTTGCTTGCACGTAGAACCGGGGCTAACGCCCAAACGGCTCACATCGTTGTGCCTGATCATTCCTGCTGGACCTGCTTAGGACTGAGCGGAAAATAAGTGGCATCGGCTTCTAGTGGTCTGTCACAGCTAAAAGTTAGGGTTGATCGTAGTGGACGAGGCAACGAGTCCTTGGATTTTACGCCAGTTCAGGACTCGTGGCCTCGTCCACTACCCTAAAAACAAGTCCTGACAGACCACTAGCCTGTGATTGCGCGGAACACAGGCTGGAAGCCTATGCCACACTTTCTTTTCGACACTTATTCTTCGCTCGTTGCTTATCATAGCCAAAGGTGGCTTTTTGTTCGCCCATCTCACGGGCTGACGGCAAGAAATTTCCCGTCCGAGCGAGACTCACTTCAGAACCTTGATCTTCGCGATTGGCCAGCGAATGACGGGTTCATTTTGGGATGACAGCAGTCTTAGATTTCGAATTTGAGCCAGCCCTTTTCCCTCACTGACGTCCAACCGCAATCGATAGATTTGGGTGGCGTCACCGAGAGCAATCGTGTGCGAATGCCATTGCCCATCGGATTCAATTTCGATCGGGATGTGCTGACCTTTGGGAAGCGATTGTTCGGCGCGGGTTGTGTAGAACACTTCTCCGTTGCCTTCGGCTTCGCTCAGCAGATCAAACGCCAATCGGTACGGGCCCGGTGGCAGGTTCTCCGGCAGATGATCGATCGCGATTCCTGGATCGTCCCCGGTGAACGTCAGGTGCAACTCCGATTCGCGACGTTGAAGTTGCGTGTTCTTGCGGGCTCGGATGGGATCGCTTGCTTTTTTGGGAGTGTTGGCTTTTGACTTGGGTGTCTTCTTCCGGCCGACGCTGCCTCGGACGTTGTTCATCGGGTCGACTGAGAAGTCCGTCCACTCCGGGTGAGTGGCTGTCATCGAAATCGGCTCCTCGGATTCAGTCCCGAATTTGGGGTCGAAGGTTTGGGTGTGCAGCACCTCCTTCGCCATTTCGTTCCATTTGAGTGCCATGCGAGTCAGGCGATCGCGGTGCTGGGGAGCGAGGTTGTGCTGCTCGATTCGATCGGACGCGATGTTGTAAAGCTCCCAAGGGTTCTGCCGGAAGCTCACGATCTTCCAGTCGCCATCGCGAAGGCCGCGATCGGATGAAAACAGCAAGTGAATGGGGTGCTCACGTTCGATGGTTTCGCCTTCGAAGATCGGCAACAGCGATTGGCCCGAAACCGGTCGTAAATCACGATCGGCGAACTCGCTTGGGATCTTGCTGCCGGCCGCATCGGCGATGGTCGGCAGAATGTCGATCAAGTGAGCCGGGCTGCGCTCGATGCTGCCAGCCTTGGTTTTCAGACCCGCTGGCCAATGAACGATGGCCGGTGTGCTGATCCCGCCTTCGGTTTGATTTTGTTTGTACAACCGGAACGGTGAGTTGCGAGCCCATGCCCATCCGGTGGAATCGCTCCAAGAGACATCGCCGCTGGTGGGTTCGGCTTCGATCTTCTGGCTGACTCGATCGTATGGGCAAGCACCGTTGTCGGAGACGAACCAGATCAACGTGTTGTCAAGTTCGCCGGTCTCATCAAGGTGTTCGATCAACCGGCCGACTTCTTGATCCACGCGATCGATCATGCCAGCCAAGGCCGTCATGCGTTTGTTTTCAAACTCCTGGCGTTTCTCTGTCAACGTCTCCCAAGCCGGGATGTGCGTGGGTCGCTCGCTAGGTTGTGGTGTCTTTGGCAACAGGCCCAGTTCGTGTTGGCGCTGGACACGTTGCTCACGGATTTTGTCCCAGCCCTCGTCGTAGCGGCCTTTGTACTTGGCGTAGTCTTCCGGCAAGGCTTGCAGTGGTGCGTGCGGCGCATTGAAGGCGAGGTAGAGGAACCACGGATCGGTGGTCTGTTCGGCTTCGTTCAGGAACAGCATCGCATAATCGACATCCGCGACGGTGGTGTAGAAGTCCTTGTCTGGAACGATCCACGGTTCGCCGTTCAAACGGAATGTGTTGTCGCCGCGAAAGTAGTTGCAGGCGCCGCTGAGGTGACCGAAGTAGCGTTGGAATCCGAAGTCGGTGGGCTGTTTGTCGAGGTGCCATTTGCCGGACATGGCGGTGAAGTAGCCATCGGCTTGCAACACTTCAGCGGTGGTGACGGCATGGGACAGCGAGGTGTCTCCTGCCGCGATGCAGTATTGTCCGGTCAGCAACGACACGCGTGAGGAATGACATTTGGCGGTGTTGTAGAACTGCGAAAAACGCAATCCGTTGGCTGCCAATGCATCCAAGTTGGGTGTTTCGATCTCGCTGCCGTAGCACCCCAGATCGGAATACCCGAGGTCATCGACCATGATCAACAAAACATTGGGACGCGGAGGTTGAGTGTCCTCGTTCTCAGCACCGTGGGCGAAATTCGCGACGCTGAAACAGAGCGTCAAGAGTGCGGTGCAGGAGATTCGCGTAGCGTTCATTGCGTGTTTTCCTAGGTCGTCGTTCATTGCCTTGGTCGGCATGTTAATCTGAAAAGGATCGTGGCAACCCTGCCGAACTCACTTGATGACCAAAGATTAGAACCGAAATATGAACCTCGCGAGGCTGGTCCCATCTCAAACGTCGTCTCGATTCCTCCGGTCTTTCCCGCGTTGGGCTGGGGTGTTTTGCTGGATCGTCGTGAGTTGCCAAATCGTCTCAGGGGACGACTCGAACAAAGCCGGTTCGTCCGTCAGCAGCGAGGCACTCCGACCCAACATCATTTATGTGATGGCCGATGACCTTGGATACGGCGACCTGGGGTGCTACGGCCAAACTCGGATTCAGACGCCGCATCTGGATCAAATGGCGGCGGATGGAATTCGATTCACCGATCACTACGCCGGACACACCGTGTGTCGCCC of Rhodopirellula islandica contains these proteins:
- a CDS encoding FAD-dependent oxidoreductase, with translation MHSHQSSRPSDSNRQSAPVWLRIALTALASVTIATATAQAADVFVEAESFDTHGGWKLDTQFIQQMGSPYLIAHGLGQPVDDATTNVTIPESGKYRVWVRTIDWVRRWDAAPSPGKFELRVDGKKLDTTFGTQHANWDWQDGGVVSLDKGDHTLSLKDQTGFDGRCDCIYLTTELDETPPAVDDVLSPWRRTQLGLPEQPVTKGPYDLVVVGGGYAGMASAISAARMGCRVALIQDRGVLGGNGSSEVRVWAMGNIRRGKFPRIGEIVEEFSDKATKSPGTYEEFGDEQKEEVVTAEPNIDLLLNHHAYAVKMKADSETKQIEHVLALNTKTGEDLRVAGDRFVDCTGHGWIGEWANADLDITDKGRMGMSNMWRWDEVQQAPEFPATPWALPLSMDDFPYPRDHHGQWFWESGFDIDPLGDAEAIRDWNLRAVYGAFNAMKNGDGATDHANAQLTWVAYIGGPRESRRLLGDVVLNQDDVVSKREFPDGCVPSTWSIDLHYPKKEYATKFPENPFISIAVHDRRVDRSYGYPVPYRCFYSRNVDNLFMAGRCISVTHEALGTVRVMKTCGMMGEVVGKAASLCTLNDCTPRDIYEDHLDDLLELLELPGKARRSTPSATIVIPDDAMEKAGPFGPMSGLDPEKLPGIVIDDRQAKTTGNWTKGQGLKGYVGWEYRYASANSDATATFQTKLKEAGQYELQIYSAPHENRATKLAITVTAPGQEPKTVRINQRDSQGGAIPAGKYFLPAGAEVTVDFSAKDSGGTVHLDAIGWVKRP
- a CDS encoding arylsulfatase, producing the protein MPTKAMNDDLGKHAMNATRISCTALLTLCFSVANFAHGAENEDTQPPRPNVLLIMVDDLGYSDLGCYGSEIETPNLDALAANGLRFSQFYNTAKCHSSRVSLLTGQYCIAAGDTSLSHAVTTAEVLQADGYFTAMSGKWHLDKQPTDFGFQRYFGHLSGACNYFRGDNTFRLNGEPWIVPDKDFYTTVADVDYAMLFLNEAEQTTDPWFLYLAFNAPHAPLQALPEDYAKYKGRYDEGWDKIREQRVQRQHELGLLPKTPQPSERPTHIPAWETLTEKRQEFENKRMTALAGMIDRVDQEVGRLIEHLDETGELDNTLIWFVSDNGACPYDRVSQKIEAEPTSGDVSWSDSTGWAWARNSPFRLYKQNQTEGGISTPAIVHWPAGLKTKAGSIERSPAHLIDILPTIADAAGSKIPSEFADRDLRPVSGQSLLPIFEGETIEREHPIHLLFSSDRGLRDGDWKIVSFRQNPWELYNIASDRIEQHNLAPQHRDRLTRMALKWNEMAKEVLHTQTFDPKFGTESEEPISMTATHPEWTDFSVDPMNNVRGSVGRKKTPKSKANTPKKASDPIRARKNTQLQRRESELHLTFTGDDPGIAIDHLPENLPPGPYRLAFDLLSEAEGNGEVFYTTRAEQSLPKGQHIPIEIESDGQWHSHTIALGDATQIYRLRLDVSEGKGLAQIRNLRLLSSQNEPVIRWPIAKIKVLK